One genomic segment of Paraburkholderia caffeinilytica includes these proteins:
- the imuA gene encoding translesion DNA synthesis-associated protein ImuA: protein MAAAIRLATTALSSQLRRQMWQGNELAEADSRVISSGYAALDQLLPGQGWSAGGLTELLIEHGGVGELRLLARALRHLTAQAKRHVMLVAPPYQPCASALRAWGIDVERVLWVRSSEDQSLWAAAQALKQDGIGAVLVWLPNARADKVRRLQVAAQESASLAFLIRPVEAAAQSSPAPLRMICEPLLPANAQTINRRQWLQEIGISIDIFKRRGPPLAEPLHLILPLQSVLLPGSGVGSNQGREIKHVVDRSHIATLVAGSGEASRAAPGWFAREAESV from the coding sequence ATGGCAGCAGCGATTCGTCTGGCGACGACGGCGTTGTCGTCGCAATTGCGGCGACAGATGTGGCAGGGCAATGAACTTGCCGAGGCGGACTCGCGGGTGATTTCCAGCGGCTATGCCGCGCTGGATCAACTGCTTCCCGGACAAGGTTGGTCGGCCGGCGGCCTGACGGAGCTATTGATCGAACACGGAGGAGTCGGCGAACTGCGCCTGCTGGCCCGTGCGCTCCGGCATCTTACGGCCCAAGCCAAACGACACGTCATGCTCGTGGCGCCTCCTTACCAGCCCTGCGCTTCGGCATTGAGGGCTTGGGGTATCGATGTCGAGCGCGTCTTATGGGTGCGCTCGAGTGAAGACCAGTCCCTGTGGGCCGCCGCTCAGGCACTGAAGCAGGATGGCATTGGCGCAGTGCTGGTATGGCTGCCGAATGCGCGCGCCGATAAGGTTCGGCGTCTGCAGGTGGCGGCTCAGGAGTCGGCATCTCTGGCATTTTTGATCCGACCAGTCGAGGCAGCCGCGCAATCTTCGCCAGCGCCATTGCGAATGATCTGCGAGCCGCTTTTGCCGGCCAATGCGCAGACGATCAACCGTCGTCAATGGCTGCAGGAGATTGGTATCTCGATCGACATCTTCAAGCGCCGTGGCCCGCCGCTAGCGGAACCTCTGCATCTCATTTTGCCGTTACAAAGCGTCTTGTTGCCGGGAAGCGGTGTCGGCAGCAATCAAGGACGAGAGATCAAACATGTTGTGGATCGCAGTCACATTGCCACTCTTGTCGCTGGAAGCGGTGAAGCCTCTCGAGCCGCTCCCGGATGGTTCGCCCGCGAAGCCGAATCGGTGTGA